From the genome of Phytohabitans rumicis, one region includes:
- a CDS encoding aldo/keto reductase yields the protein MYPTDHIREYTQRSLDNLGVSRIDLLQFHVWEDRWATEERWQEAITQLKREGLVDGVGISVNRWEPTNCMAALDTGLIDVIQAIYNIFDQAPEDDLFLRAQRDDIGIIARVPFDEGSLTGTLTADSTWPPEDWRNTYFGPENLLPSVERAERLAADLPDGMTMPELALRFILHHSAVSTVIPGMRRLAHVRANMAVSDRTPLEEKQLTRLRDHRWDRTPTWWSQ from the coding sequence GTGTACCCGACCGACCACATCCGCGAGTACACCCAGCGCAGCCTGGACAACCTCGGGGTGTCCCGGATCGACCTGCTCCAGTTCCATGTCTGGGAGGACCGCTGGGCCACCGAGGAGCGGTGGCAGGAAGCCATCACTCAGCTCAAGCGGGAGGGTCTAGTCGACGGGGTCGGCATCAGCGTCAACCGCTGGGAGCCGACCAACTGCATGGCGGCGCTCGACACCGGGTTGATCGACGTCATCCAGGCGATCTACAACATCTTCGACCAGGCCCCGGAGGACGACCTGTTCCTCCGGGCGCAGCGCGACGACATCGGCATCATCGCCCGGGTCCCGTTCGACGAGGGCAGCCTGACCGGCACGCTCACCGCCGACAGCACCTGGCCGCCGGAGGACTGGCGCAACACCTACTTCGGGCCGGAGAATCTCCTGCCGAGCGTGGAGCGCGCCGAGCGGTTGGCCGCAGACCTACCCGATGGCATGACCATGCCCGAACTCGCGCTCCGCTTCATCCTGCACCACTCGGCCGTAAGCACCGTCATTCCCGGCATGCGCCGGCTGGCGCACGTCCGCGCGAACATGGCGGTCAGCGACCGTACGCCCCTGGAGGAGAAGCAGCTGACACGCCTGCGAGACCACCGCTGGGACCGCACTCCGACATGGTGGTCACAATGA